In Brevundimonas subvibrioides, a genomic segment contains:
- a CDS encoding TSCPD domain-containing protein gives MRFNPLLSDLTATVACEAREIERVGRVVRVTAPAGWSDARVEAWLDWHDRSPDDWPRLETAPGRPASGGTAILDGALDRWANRLAAWGRATGIFASTSDADIFASELVASVLLGLAAPSSVLMEGARTPHASEDSGAPTRNSSVYDLDDPIVRNRFEGDTARLRTARVTAHALSGVTRTLKAVTHAVRRCDGPASVCGDPAANPALARAALAARRAGADDTAILDAIAGRLFSAPEPEPKAPMRIVSVGQPDALVDAPLRAAADAALADDLVVAFSLHDAEALGDLSIAPGCALSLPAIAATLPDLVPALDALARLWTTALEIEVACGFAADGRLARRRHAVRPIVMTLVGGLEWLVGQPERSSPESAFQSAAGLLAASVSLASSELVETLKPAPAWTTAADEVIAALQAREARLAGLETELGRAAALRTAQALAAAQDSGRRHSLIATVAADAERDLRLGVSTLGAVDQFQTADGDLVRRLHPALAQAIEAQGGNVESAERWVLGRRTLVDAPILGHADLTARGFTDAELKAVESALAHVERLEDAFSASVLEPGFVRDVLGIDEDTFEQGLLLSLLATPEEISVASAYVFGHRDLAGWPEAPPRLRALLADTGPTVADLTRLAEAFSDVVDLTAIELPSRAGIGAAMATLSQAASEGHRAVRLSRRQASGEPLLVLPEPEPLRRMPDPAPPPPPVTERVVERVVERVRTRRKLPDRRKGYIQKAAVGGHKVYIHTGEYEDGELGEIFIDMHKEGAAFRSLMNNFAIAISIGLQYGVPLDEFVDAFVFTRFDPAGRVTGNDRIGSATSILDYIFRELGVSYLNRTELANADAEPLNADGLGSGKADELVPAARFISKGFARGTTPDNLVVLPFGRKEGPETNPYDMREAETCPACGDYTLQQRGGTWVCDTCGIAPSMQG, from the coding sequence ATGCGCTTTAACCCCCTCCTGTCCGACCTGACCGCGACCGTCGCCTGCGAAGCGCGCGAGATCGAGCGCGTCGGCCGGGTCGTGCGGGTCACGGCCCCGGCCGGCTGGAGCGACGCCCGGGTCGAGGCCTGGCTGGACTGGCACGATCGCTCGCCCGACGACTGGCCCAGGCTCGAAACCGCGCCAGGCCGGCCGGCGAGCGGCGGCACGGCGATCCTCGACGGTGCCCTTGATCGCTGGGCCAACCGCCTCGCCGCCTGGGGTCGGGCCACCGGGATCTTTGCATCGACCTCGGATGCGGACATCTTTGCCTCCGAACTGGTCGCGAGCGTCCTGCTGGGCCTGGCCGCTCCGTCGTCGGTCCTCATGGAAGGCGCGAGAACGCCGCATGCCTCCGAGGACTCCGGTGCCCCGACCCGCAATTCGAGCGTCTACGACCTCGATGACCCCATCGTGCGCAACCGTTTCGAGGGCGATACGGCCCGCCTGCGGACCGCGCGTGTCACGGCCCACGCCCTGTCGGGTGTCACCCGGACGCTGAAGGCCGTCACCCATGCCGTCCGCCGCTGCGATGGGCCAGCCTCTGTCTGCGGCGACCCGGCCGCGAATCCGGCCCTGGCCCGCGCTGCCCTGGCGGCCCGGCGCGCGGGGGCCGACGATACGGCCATTCTGGATGCCATCGCCGGACGGCTGTTCTCCGCACCGGAGCCCGAGCCGAAGGCCCCGATGCGCATCGTCTCCGTCGGCCAGCCGGACGCCCTCGTGGATGCGCCCCTGCGGGCAGCGGCAGACGCGGCCCTGGCCGACGACCTCGTGGTGGCTTTCTCCCTGCACGATGCCGAGGCCCTGGGCGACCTGTCGATCGCCCCGGGTTGCGCCCTGTCCCTGCCCGCCATTGCCGCCACCCTGCCGGATCTGGTCCCGGCGCTCGATGCCCTGGCCCGGCTCTGGACCACGGCGCTCGAGATCGAGGTCGCCTGCGGATTCGCCGCCGACGGCCGACTGGCCAGACGCCGCCATGCGGTGCGCCCGATCGTCATGACCCTGGTCGGCGGGCTGGAATGGCTGGTCGGCCAACCGGAGCGATCCAGCCCGGAGAGTGCCTTCCAGTCGGCGGCCGGCCTGCTGGCCGCATCGGTCTCCCTGGCGTCCAGCGAGCTGGTCGAGACCCTCAAGCCCGCCCCGGCCTGGACGACGGCGGCCGACGAGGTCATCGCCGCCCTGCAGGCGCGCGAGGCCCGGCTGGCAGGGCTCGAAACCGAGCTTGGCCGGGCCGCCGCCTTGCGGACAGCCCAGGCCCTCGCCGCCGCCCAGGACTCCGGCCGGCGGCACAGCCTGATAGCGACCGTGGCCGCCGACGCCGAGCGCGACCTGCGTCTCGGCGTTTCGACGCTCGGCGCGGTGGACCAGTTCCAGACCGCCGATGGCGATCTTGTCCGCAGGCTGCATCCGGCCCTTGCCCAGGCCATCGAGGCTCAGGGCGGCAATGTGGAATCGGCCGAACGCTGGGTTCTCGGCCGCCGCACCCTTGTGGACGCTCCGATCCTCGGCCACGCGGACCTGACCGCACGCGGCTTCACCGATGCCGAGCTGAAAGCCGTGGAATCGGCCCTGGCCCATGTCGAGAGACTGGAAGACGCCTTCAGCGCGTCGGTACTGGAACCCGGCTTCGTCCGCGATGTCCTGGGGATCGACGAAGACACCTTCGAACAAGGGCTCCTGCTGAGCCTTCTGGCGACGCCCGAAGAGATTTCCGTCGCGAGCGCCTATGTGTTCGGACACCGGGACCTCGCGGGCTGGCCCGAGGCACCGCCTCGACTGAGGGCGCTTCTGGCGGACACGGGTCCGACCGTCGCCGACCTGACCCGTCTGGCAGAAGCCTTCAGCGACGTCGTCGACCTGACCGCGATCGAACTGCCCAGCCGGGCCGGAATCGGTGCCGCCATGGCCACCCTGAGCCAGGCGGCATCCGAGGGCCATCGGGCCGTGCGCCTGTCCCGTCGTCAGGCATCGGGCGAACCCCTGCTTGTCCTGCCGGAACCGGAACCGCTCCGGCGCATGCCGGACCCCGCCCCCCCGCCGCCGCCCGTCACCGAGCGTGTGGTCGAACGGGTCGTCGAACGGGTCCGGACGCGTCGCAAACTGCCCGACCGCCGCAAGGGCTATATCCAGAAGGCCGCCGTGGGAGGCCACAAGGTCTATATCCACACCGGCGAATACGAGGACGGCGAGCTCGGCGAGATCTTCATCGACATGCACAAGGAAGGGGCCGCCTTCCGGAGCCTGATGAACAATTTCGCGATCGCGATCTCGATCGGCCTGCAATACGGCGTGCCGCTGGACGAGTTCGTGGACGCCTTCGTGTTCACGCGCTTCGATCCGGCGGGACGCGTCACGGGCAATGACCGGATCGGATCGGCCACCTCCATCCTTGACTACATCTTCCGCGAACTGGGCGTCAGCTATCTGAACCGGACCGAGCTGGCGAATGCCGACGCCGAGCCCCTCAATGCCGACGGGCTGGGGTCGGGCAAGGCCGACGAACTGGTTCCCGCCGCCCGCTTCATTTCCAAGGGGTTCGCCCGGGGAACGACGCCGGACAACCTCGTCGTCCTGCCGTTCGGCCGCAAGGAAGGGCCCGAGACCAACCCCTATGACATGCGCGAGGCCGAAACCTGCCCCGCCTGCGGCGACTACACCCTTCAGCAACGCGGCGGGACATGGGTCTGCGACACCTGCGGCATCGCTCCGTCGATGCAGGGGTAG
- a CDS encoding pentapeptide repeat-containing protein produces the protein MKRLALAVTLVAIATPTIAQNAGQIARVRGGSSCAGCNLFQGDFSGLQARGLNLSGSRLRQADLSLSVMNRTRFSNADLRDVEAYGGVFSSSSFNGANLTNASFVGAYLEGASFNGATLTGANFSGARLSRATGLTQGQLNGACGDGSTTLPGSLRIPDC, from the coding sequence ATGAAACGCCTCGCCCTCGCCGTCACGCTCGTGGCCATCGCCACCCCGACGATCGCCCAGAATGCCGGACAGATCGCGCGCGTGCGCGGAGGATCCAGCTGTGCCGGCTGCAACCTGTTCCAGGGCGATTTCAGCGGGCTCCAGGCGCGAGGCCTGAACCTGTCGGGGTCGCGGCTGCGCCAGGCGGACCTCAGCCTGTCGGTCATGAACCGCACCCGCTTCTCCAATGCCGACCTGCGCGATGTGGAGGCCTATGGCGGCGTGTTCTCCAGCTCCAGCTTCAATGGCGCGAACCTGACCAATGCCAGCTTCGTCGGAGCCTATCTGGAGGGTGCCAGCTTCAATGGCGCGACCCTGACCGGGGCGAACTTCTCCGGTGCCCGACTGAGCCGGGCGACCGGCCTGACGCAGGGCCAGCTGAACGGGGCCTGCGGCGACGGATCGACCACCCTGCCCGGCTCGCTTCGCATTCCCGACTGCTGA
- a CDS encoding pentapeptide repeat-containing protein, whose translation MPHSPRVNVALAALALSAGLCGVASPVAAGSQFTSQDREVARMVSLGGSCNRCELSGRNLSGATFTGATFISATLVGANLRGAELVGSNFSASDFSRADLRGAQIQGSNFSTSNFTDAVLTGSEAQGANFNRANLTNADLSGAELMGANMSGAALTRANLSGAELFGATLANLSARGASFAGAELNAANMAGGDFASANFNGAELDGARLANATFRGASFTDASLSRTDIRGADLSGARGLTQAQVSEACGDGSTRLPARLTVRSCSGRMTVRAPAPPRAPAPPAPPSPR comes from the coding sequence ATGCCCCATTCTCCTCGCGTGAACGTCGCCCTCGCCGCCCTGGCCCTTTCGGCCGGACTCTGTGGCGTCGCATCGCCCGTGGCCGCCGGGTCCCAGTTCACCTCCCAGGACCGCGAAGTCGCGCGCATGGTCTCGCTGGGCGGGTCGTGCAATCGCTGTGAGCTGTCGGGGCGCAATCTGTCCGGCGCGACCTTTACCGGTGCCACCTTTATCTCGGCCACCCTGGTCGGTGCCAATCTGCGCGGTGCCGAGCTGGTCGGTTCGAACTTCTCCGCCAGCGATTTCAGCCGCGCCGATCTGCGCGGTGCCCAGATCCAGGGTTCGAACTTCTCGACGTCCAACTTTACCGACGCCGTCCTGACAGGATCGGAGGCCCAGGGGGCCAACTTCAACCGTGCCAATCTGACGAACGCCGATCTATCGGGAGCCGAGCTGATGGGGGCCAACATGAGCGGCGCCGCCCTGACGCGGGCCAATCTGTCGGGAGCCGAGCTGTTCGGCGCCACACTCGCCAATCTGTCCGCGCGCGGGGCGTCGTTCGCCGGCGCAGAGCTGAACGCGGCCAATATGGCGGGCGGAGACTTCGCCTCGGCCAACTTCAACGGGGCCGAGCTGGATGGCGCGCGATTGGCCAATGCGACGTTCCGGGGCGCATCCTTCACGGACGCCTCCCTGAGCCGGACCGACATCCGGGGGGCAGACCTGTCCGGTGCGCGCGGCCTGACGCAGGCCCAGGTGTCCGAGGCGTGCGGCGATGGCTCGACCCGGTTGCCGGCCCGGCTGACGGTCCGGAGCTGCTCCGGCCGGATGACCGTGCGTGCCCCGGCCCCGCCCCGCGCCCCGGCACCCCCGGCACCGCCCTCGCCGCGCTGA
- the aspS gene encoding aspartate--tRNA ligase, producing the protein MLHMHAYRSHTCGALRSTDAGSNVRLSGWVHRKRDHGGLLFIDLRDHYGLTQLVFHPETPGFEAVERLRAESVIRVDGEVVVRDASVVNANLPTGEVELRVTGVEVLSEAAELPLPVFGEPEYPEELRLKHRYLDLRRETLHRNIVLRSKVISSIRRRMVDQGFLEYQTPILTASSPEGARDFLVPSRLHPGKFYALPQAPQQFKQLLMVSGFDRYFQIAPCFRDEDLRADRSLEFYQLDVEMSFVTQEDVFAAIEPVMHGVFEEFADGKSVTPYPFPRIPYRDSIAWYGTDKPDTRNPIRMAEVSDHFRDGGFGLFAKILGADAKNAVWAIPAPGGGSRAFCDRMNSWAQGEGQPGLGYIFWSDDNDAWGGPIAKNLGAEATDALMSGLGMGKGDAAFFVAGDPKVFYKFAGSARTRLGTELKLIDEGRFEFCWIVDFPMFEWSDEEKKVDFSHNPFSMPQGELEALNTRDPLDILAYQYDIVCNGYELCSGAIRNHKAEIMLKAFEIAGYDASVVEDQFGGMLNAFRYGAPPHGGLAPGIDRIVMLLANQVAIREVIAFPLNQQGEDLLMNAPTEAGERQLKDVHIRTAMPLKI; encoded by the coding sequence ATTTTGCATATGCACGCCTATCGCTCCCACACCTGCGGTGCCCTCCGGTCGACGGACGCCGGATCGAATGTGCGGCTGTCGGGCTGGGTGCACAGGAAGCGCGACCATGGTGGTCTGCTGTTCATCGACCTGCGCGACCACTACGGCCTGACGCAGCTGGTCTTCCACCCCGAGACGCCGGGCTTCGAAGCGGTCGAGCGCCTCCGCGCCGAGAGCGTGATCCGGGTGGACGGCGAAGTGGTGGTGCGCGACGCCTCCGTGGTGAACGCCAATCTTCCGACCGGCGAAGTCGAGCTGCGCGTTACCGGCGTCGAGGTCCTGTCCGAGGCCGCCGAACTGCCGCTGCCGGTGTTCGGAGAGCCTGAATACCCCGAGGAGCTGCGGCTTAAGCATCGCTATCTCGATCTGCGCCGCGAGACCCTGCACAGAAACATCGTGCTGCGGTCGAAGGTCATCTCCTCGATCCGTCGCCGCATGGTCGATCAGGGCTTCCTCGAATACCAGACCCCGATCCTGACGGCCTCGTCACCCGAAGGCGCCCGCGACTTCCTGGTGCCGTCGCGCCTTCATCCCGGCAAATTCTATGCGCTGCCCCAGGCCCCGCAGCAGTTCAAGCAGTTGCTGATGGTCTCGGGCTTCGACCGCTATTTCCAGATCGCACCCTGTTTCCGCGACGAGGACCTGCGGGCGGACCGGTCGCTGGAGTTCTATCAGCTCGACGTCGAGATGAGCTTCGTCACGCAAGAGGATGTTTTCGCGGCGATCGAGCCCGTCATGCACGGCGTGTTCGAGGAGTTCGCCGACGGCAAGTCGGTGACGCCCTATCCCTTCCCGCGCATCCCCTACCGCGACTCCATCGCCTGGTACGGCACCGACAAGCCGGATACCCGCAACCCCATCAGGATGGCCGAGGTGTCCGACCACTTCCGCGACGGCGGGTTCGGCCTGTTCGCGAAGATTCTGGGCGCGGACGCCAAGAACGCGGTCTGGGCGATCCCGGCGCCCGGCGGCGGTTCGCGCGCCTTCTGCGACCGGATGAACAGCTGGGCCCAGGGCGAGGGCCAGCCCGGCCTGGGCTACATCTTCTGGTCCGACGACAACGACGCCTGGGGCGGACCGATCGCCAAAAATCTGGGGGCCGAGGCGACCGACGCCCTGATGTCCGGGCTCGGCATGGGCAAGGGCGATGCGGCCTTCTTCGTCGCCGGCGACCCCAAGGTCTTCTACAAATTCGCCGGTTCGGCCAGGACCCGCCTGGGCACCGAGCTGAAGCTGATCGACGAGGGCCGGTTCGAATTCTGCTGGATCGTCGACTTCCCCATGTTCGAATGGTCGGACGAGGAGAAGAAGGTCGATTTCAGCCACAACCCCTTCTCCATGCCGCAGGGCGAGCTTGAAGCGCTGAACACCCGGGATCCGCTGGATATCCTTGCCTATCAGTACGACATCGTCTGCAACGGCTACGAGCTTTGCTCGGGCGCGATCCGGAACCACAAGGCCGAGATCATGCTGAAAGCCTTTGAAATCGCGGGCTATGATGCCTCGGTGGTCGAGGATCAGTTCGGCGGCATGCTGAACGCCTTCCGCTATGGCGCGCCGCCGCACGGGGGTCTGGCCCCCGGCATCGACCGGATCGTCATGCTGTTGGCCAACCAGGTCGCGATCCGCGAGGTCATCGCCTTCCCTCTGAACCAGCAGGGCGAGGATCTTCTGATGAACGCCCCGACCGAAGCCGGCGAGCGTCAGTTGAAAGACGTCCACATCCGGACGGCGATGCCGCTCAAGATCTGA